A single genomic interval of Spinacia oleracea cultivar Varoflay chromosome 6, BTI_SOV_V1, whole genome shotgun sequence harbors:
- the LOC110786365 gene encoding COP1-interactive protein 1-like, with the protein MLPLSFVGAPLEMTKRRWKELMQTLYENHFDPTKDEELKKSKIDIENKLPKIIKLVKERRQNRRNRNVEANLRKESELIELIEDFHKQYQFVYGQYDNLKGQLSQTVNGVKEDEGYFTATSSSDSEAELEKVVSSLSTDDHTHLNQEKESFNSELYVEAINKAWENEKTMQELKEKLDEKGRVITSLTRVQKFHQREISGLMKELESEISSFNIKLDEICSDKKKSEQVVENKKFQDQVSRFEEKVKEMDKEINELVNNGVDQVVIEEDDMCKIKGLIVQVNHLNLNVDCLVDAQKSDSEKQKVFHSNNNNNNNNNGFAMHENLLDQVNKMKRDLGFMRKKNTELESNIKKKSRECSEFLSQIAELTKEVAKKAQEFQKMQKEKEDSLVRVKSLELEARNSSSHSSEREKLIARKEQEKFQLTQEIEGLQGKIVKMEKMLKEREDQFTALQKRLENGNDDNSSAQIMALMAPINHIEQELELKNESEIQIKIKNNDISMLTEEKESLQGRISVLEKKLEDKEDELLHLKNEMSTQIVSLSKEVTHLKQEKDMRRKLDVDEQISLREREIVELVEEKESLQMKILELEITLTDKEDQIADVQRRNRVGENEVSHLQGELSDERKKFSERLFQLENQNDELSFKVSDQQFMLKQQEDTINKLRGDCKLVKGRFIQATERKMGEVAEEFRKNFEDQLRMLSRRIRVAEQLHAENKDHCKKMQEHCQQQHPGLEKRLAHQVISSGKTEIQTVFKAVDEMMKGMESLVINVEKKEGSFLERLSSVCNEIQVAKNKIKPLKNGEFQGSPFAFTLDEKEQDKMMKEKVRRLEAKVNKEKGDKSKLMRGMYEMQKKVADLEKAVVEKDEGLLRLGNEKVEAIRQLCIWVDYRQSCFDQLKKVMLVKKTKG; encoded by the exons ATGCTGCCGTTAAGTTTTGTTGGAGCTCCATTGGAGATGACAAAACGCCGCTGGAAGGAATTAATGCAGACTTTGTATGAGAATCACTTTGATCCAACAAAGGATGAAGAGCTGAAAAAGTCTAAAATAG ATATAGAAAATAAACTGCCGAAGATCATAAAACTTGTAAAAGAGAGACGTCAGAACAGGAGAAACAGGAATGTAGAAGCAAACTTGAGAAAagaatctgaacttattgagcTGATTGAAGATTTCCACAAACAGTATCAGTTTGTTTATGGCCAGTATGATAATCTCAAAGGACAGCTATCTCAAACCGTAAATGGGGTAAAAGAAGATGAGGGTTACTTTACAGCCACCTCTAGTTCAGACTCAGAGGCCGAGTTAGAGAAAGTTGTAAGCAGTCTAAGCACAGATGATCATACTCATCTGAACCAAGAAAAGGAGTCTTTTAACTCAGAATTATATGTAGAAGCAATAAATAAAGCTTGGGAAAATGAGAAGACTATGCAAGAATTGAAAGAGAAACTTGATGAAAAGGGAAGAGTAATTACATCCCTAACTCGGGTGCAGAAGTTTCATCAGAGGGAAATTTCAGGTTTGATGAAGGAACTTGAGTCAGAGATTTCTTCCTTCAATATTAAGTTGGATGAGATATGCTCTGATAAGAAGAAATCAGAACAGGTAGTGGAGAACAAGAAATTCCAAGATCAGGTTTCAAGATTTGAAGAGAAAGTGAAAGAGATGGATAAAGAGATCAATGAACTGGTAAATAATGGAGTTGATCAGGTTGTTATTGAAGAAGATGACATGTGTAAAATAAAGGGATTGATAGTGCAGGTGAACCATCTGAATCTAAATGTGGATTGTTTGGTTGATGCTCAGAAAAGTGATTCtgagaaacaaaaggtatttcatagtaataataataataataacaataacaacgGCTTTGCAATGCATGAGAACTTGCTGGATCAGGTGAACAAAATGAAGCGTGATCTGGGGTTTATGAGAAAGAAGAACACAGAACTTGAGTCAAATATCAAGAAGAAATCCCGGGAATGTTCTGAATTCTTGTCACAGATAGCTGAACTCACGAAAGAAGTAGCAAAAAAGGCGCAAGAATTTCAGAAAATGCAGAAAGAGAAAGAGGATTCACTAGTGAGAGTGAAGAGCCTTGAATTAGAAGCACGGAATTCAAGCAGCCATAGTAGTGAAAGAGAGAAGCTAATCGCgagaaaagaacaagaaaagtTTCAGTTAACACAGGAAATTGAGGGATTACAAGGGAAGATTGTGAAGATGGAGAAGATGTTGAAAGAAAGAGAAGATCAATTCACTGCACTACAAAAGAGACTTGAGAATGGAAACGATGATAATAGTTCTGCTCAGATCATGGCTTTGATGGCTCCGATTAACCACATTGAACAAGAGCTTGAATTAAAGAATGAATCTGAAATACAGATTAAGATTAAGAACAATGATATCAGTATGTTAACTGAAGAAAAGGAGTCACTTCAAGGGAGGATATCAGTATTAGAGAAGAAGCTGGAAGATAAAGAAGACGAGTTGTTACATTTGAAGAATGAAATGTCTACTCAAATAGTAAGTTTGAGTAAAGAAGTAACCCATCTGAAGCAAGAAAAGGATATGAGAAGGAAGCTTGATGTCGACGAACAGATAAGTTTGCGAGAGAGAGAGATTGTTGAGTTAGTGGAAGAGAAAGAAAGCCTGCAAATGAAGATTTTGGAGCTGGAAATAACATTGACAGATAAAGAAGACCAAATTGCTGATGTTCAGAGAAGGAATCGAGTTGGGGAGAATGAGGTAAGTCATTTACAGGGAGAATTGTCAGATGAAAGGAAAAAGTTTTCAGAAAGACTATTTCAGCTGGAAAATCAGAATGATGAACTGAGTTTTAAGGTTTCAGATCAGCAATTTATGCTAAAACAGCAAGAAGATACGATCAACAAATTAAGGGGGGACTGTAAATTGGTGAAAGGGAGATTCATTCAGGCTACAGAAAGGAAGATGGGTGAAGTTGCAGAAGAATTCAGGAAGAATTTCGAGGATCAGCTTCGTATGTTAAGTAGAAGGATAAGAGTTGCAGAACAGCTTCATGCTGAGAATAAAGATCACTGTAAGAAAATGCAGGAACATTGTCAGCAACAACATCCAGGTCTAGAGAAAAGACTTGCTCATCAAGTTATTTCATCTGGGAAAACTGAGATACAGACAGTTTTTAAAGCAGTTGATGAAATGATGAAGGGAATGGAGAGTTTGGTGATCAATGTTGAGAAAAAGGAAGGGAGTTTCTTAGAAAGATTGTCTAGTGTGTGTAATGAGATTCAGGTTGCAAAGAACAAGATAAAACCATTGAAAAATGGCGAGTTTCAAGGGTCGCCATTTGCGTTTACATTGGATGAGAAAGAGCAGGATAAAATGATGAAGGAGAAAGTAAGGAGGTTAGAGGCAAAGGTGAATAAAGAGAAAGGTGATAAGTCGAAGTTGATGAGAGGAATGTATGAAATGCAGAAGAAGGTGGCGGATTTGGAGAAGGCGGTTGTAGAGAAGGATGAAGGGTTGTTGAGATTAGGAAATGAGAAAGTAGAGGCTATAAGGCAGTTGTGTATTTGGGTTGATTATAGACAAAGCTGTTTTGATCAACTTAAGAAAGTCATGTTGGTGAAGAAGACTAAAGGTTAA